Proteins found in one Agaribacterium sp. ZY112 genomic segment:
- a CDS encoding ABC transporter ATP-binding protein, whose amino-acid sequence MSPILSMSELNKSFVQGMSETLALRGINFSVSAGEFVAVTGPSGAGKSTLLNIAGLLDVADSGTYLLDGKDVSRLKERELARLRNQCLGYVFQNANLIPELNVFDNLDLPLRYRAMPARQRRTRINDVLSQLGLSSRKHHFPSQLSGGQRQRVAIARAVVTEPKLILADEPTGSLDSLMARQVMDMLESLNASGIAVVLVTHDHELARRAHRQIHIVDGRLLDDPVQGVMLNEALVSADLTL is encoded by the coding sequence ATGAGTCCTATTTTGAGCATGAGCGAGCTCAACAAGTCCTTTGTTCAAGGCATGTCAGAAACGCTTGCTCTACGGGGCATTAATTTTAGTGTGAGTGCTGGTGAGTTTGTGGCGGTTACAGGGCCTTCTGGTGCAGGCAAAAGTACCTTGCTCAATATTGCCGGTCTATTAGATGTGGCTGATAGCGGTACTTACCTGCTAGATGGTAAGGATGTCAGTCGTTTAAAAGAACGTGAACTGGCACGTTTACGCAATCAATGTCTTGGTTATGTCTTTCAAAACGCGAATTTAATACCTGAGCTCAATGTCTTTGATAATCTCGACCTGCCCTTGCGCTATAGAGCGATGCCAGCTCGTCAAAGACGAACTCGTATTAATGACGTATTAAGTCAATTGGGGCTTAGCTCTAGAAAACATCATTTTCCTAGTCAATTATCGGGTGGTCAGCGTCAGCGTGTTGCGATCGCCCGAGCGGTTGTCACTGAGCCTAAACTTATTCTCGCTGATGAGCCGACCGGTAGTTTGGATTCATTAATGGCGAGGCAAGTCATGGATATGCTGGAGTCTTTAAACGCAAGTGGTATTGCTGTGGTGCTTGTGACTCATGACCATGAGTTGGCTCGCCGTGCTCACAGGCAAATCCATATTGTTGACGGTCGTTTATTGGATGACCCTGTTCAGGGGGTAATGCTTAATGAGGCTTTAGTCTCTGCAGATTTAACACTTTAG
- a CDS encoding ABC transporter permease, translating into MGHLFFITRVAFLKLQQSLLSSVLAVLVLCAGVSVFFVVLTVLDAASKNPFSDKDERLYSLRLSAWQPDSFGGLGRASSQQKSMLYEHAPVPKQLIWRDALAIFNNNSVWPMSISYLTGAKISREGQTTPPFLVTSRAVTGRFFSMFEVPLLYGASWEERFDRPIAGSMLQDRDTIYPIILSNRLSQQLFKLSNSVGKQLNFSGRRFEVVGVIDEWAPAPKVHDLEAGVFGPADQSFIPFYLAVALELDRWGGVESRPSFPVFSSFDQGLVSDLAWIQFWLELDGKQEKEVFEQWLQGYIDSERKAGRFTYQANFYLDKPSELLVLHSVVGSDLKMMLVVALIFLIICILNFSLIVYSRFSRASSSLGVQLSLGASRSNLFIQQCAEVFLLSTLALCFSAFSTHVLLFVFEGLHASTLSHRLPIKEALFYFFVVLIFIVFCASLLPSIKIMSATASSLLKKEGRYA; encoded by the coding sequence ATGGGGCATCTGTTTTTTATTACGCGAGTCGCTTTTTTGAAGCTTCAGCAAAGCCTGCTTTCATCGGTGCTTGCTGTTTTAGTGTTGTGTGCCGGTGTCTCGGTGTTTTTTGTTGTGCTTACCGTGTTAGATGCAGCCTCTAAAAACCCTTTTTCTGATAAGGATGAGCGACTGTATTCGCTTCGGCTTAGTGCTTGGCAACCTGATTCTTTTGGTGGTTTGGGGCGAGCTTCTTCTCAGCAGAAGTCGATGCTCTATGAGCATGCGCCGGTGCCGAAGCAGCTAATATGGCGAGATGCATTGGCGATTTTTAATAATAATTCGGTTTGGCCAATGTCTATTAGCTACCTGACGGGAGCTAAAATTAGTCGTGAAGGTCAAACTACCCCTCCATTTTTAGTGACATCTCGTGCTGTTACTGGGCGTTTTTTTTCTATGTTTGAGGTTCCACTTCTATATGGGGCTAGTTGGGAGGAGCGTTTTGACCGACCGATAGCGGGTTCTATGCTGCAAGATCGAGATACGATTTACCCCATCATTCTTTCGAATAGATTAAGTCAGCAATTATTTAAGCTTAGCAATAGCGTTGGTAAGCAGCTTAATTTTTCTGGGCGCCGCTTTGAAGTAGTTGGTGTGATAGATGAGTGGGCACCAGCTCCCAAGGTCCATGATTTAGAGGCGGGGGTGTTTGGTCCTGCTGATCAGAGCTTCATTCCTTTTTATTTGGCTGTTGCCCTAGAGTTGGATCGTTGGGGTGGAGTTGAGAGTCGACCTTCATTCCCGGTCTTTTCAAGTTTTGATCAGGGGCTTGTTAGTGATTTGGCGTGGATTCAGTTTTGGCTTGAGCTAGATGGTAAGCAAGAGAAAGAAGTCTTTGAGCAGTGGTTACAAGGCTATATCGATAGTGAGCGTAAAGCTGGGCGTTTTACTTATCAAGCTAATTTTTATTTGGATAAGCCTTCAGAGTTGCTAGTTTTGCATAGTGTGGTGGGCAGTGACCTAAAGATGATGCTGGTTGTTGCACTTATTTTTCTTATAATTTGTATATTGAATTTCTCTCTTATTGTTTATTCTCGTTTTTCTCGGGCATCCAGCTCTTTGGGGGTCCAGCTTAGTTTGGGGGCTAGCCGTTCTAATTTATTTATTCAGCAATGTGCGGAGGTATTTCTGCTAAGCACCTTGGCGTTGTGTTTTTCAGCTTTTTCTACTCACGTATTACTGTTTGTCTTTGAGGGCCTGCATGCCAGCACGCTTTCACATCGTTTACCTATAAAAGAAGCCTTATTTTATTTCTTTGTTGTACTTATCTTTATCGTTTTTTGCGCATCTCTTCTCCCCTCTATTAAAATCATGTCTGCAACGGCCTCCTCGTTATTAAAAAAAGAGGGGCGCTATGCTTGA
- a CDS encoding PAS domain-containing sensor histidine kinase, protein MLKNNIRPIIALVVLMSLHATVLTFLLVSMRAESLSEKIISVLLVSLVFILLAGFQLYRFVYSRTYILKRGLNNFKDGDFSERIKDPFNDGLSSLIRAYNETADALHDERISLNQRELLLDAIIQRASLIIVLSDERGRVVHENIEARKLLYQGRSMKNVDFVSILKQNADPIAQTVLNASNAIVEWDKNDTRCTYHISRSVFNINQREHTLYLFKDLTEEIGREEVKTWKKMIRVMTHELNNSLAPISSLAHSGEKSLSMGDYSSLPLIFETISSRTARLNSFLQGYSDFAKLPLPLLAAVDVADFLNSIAVQAGIKVNHHNKSQNVRFDPIQMEQVLLNLIKNAKESGSQEGEIILCSYIYSDALVFRVQDRGTGMSDRVLENSLLPFYSTKSDGTGIGLALCQEIVQAHRGWLSLKNRSSGGLSVQIKLPLDL, encoded by the coding sequence ATGTTAAAAAATAACATTCGCCCAATTATTGCGCTTGTGGTTTTGATGTCACTTCACGCAACGGTGTTGACTTTTTTGTTGGTGTCTATGCGTGCTGAGTCGCTTTCTGAGAAGATAATAAGTGTACTGCTTGTTTCTTTGGTTTTTATTCTTCTAGCTGGTTTTCAGCTGTATCGTTTTGTTTATTCTCGCACCTATATTTTAAAGAGGGGATTAAATAACTTTAAAGATGGGGATTTTTCAGAGAGGATAAAAGATCCTTTTAATGATGGTTTGTCTAGCTTGATTAGAGCCTACAATGAAACAGCCGATGCCTTGCATGATGAAAGGATTAGTTTAAATCAAAGAGAGTTACTTTTGGATGCGATCATTCAAAGGGCCAGTCTTATTATTGTTTTAAGTGATGAGAGGGGGCGGGTTGTTCATGAGAATATTGAGGCGAGAAAGCTGTTGTATCAAGGGCGATCAATGAAAAATGTTGACTTTGTTTCTATCTTAAAGCAAAACGCCGATCCTATTGCTCAGACAGTATTAAATGCTAGTAATGCAATTGTTGAGTGGGACAAAAATGATACGCGCTGCACTTATCATATTTCTCGTAGTGTTTTTAATATAAATCAGAGAGAGCATACGCTTTATCTGTTTAAGGATTTAACTGAAGAAATTGGTCGTGAAGAGGTGAAGACGTGGAAGAAGATGATCCGTGTTATGACTCATGAACTTAATAATTCGTTAGCGCCAATCAGCTCTTTAGCTCACTCGGGAGAGAAGTCTTTATCAATGGGCGATTACTCCAGCTTACCCTTAATATTTGAAACAATCTCTTCACGAACGGCACGCTTGAATAGCTTTCTTCAAGGCTATAGTGATTTTGCCAAGCTTCCTCTCCCTCTTCTAGCTGCTGTTGATGTTGCTGATTTTTTGAATTCAATTGCTGTGCAGGCAGGTATTAAAGTAAACCATCACAATAAAAGCCAAAATGTACGATTTGACCCTATTCAAATGGAACAAGTACTACTGAATCTAATTAAAAATGCTAAGGAGTCAGGGTCGCAGGAGGGTGAGATTATTTTGTGTAGTTACATTTATTCTGATGCGCTTGTGTTCCGTGTGCAGGATAGGGGCACGGGTATGTCAGATCGTGTGCTAGAGAACTCGTTATTACCCTTTTACTCTACAAAATCCGATGGCACCGGTATTGGCCTAGCTTTATGCCAAGAGATTGTGCAGGCCCATAGAGGTTGGTTGAGTTTAAAAAACCGAAGTTCAGGTGGTTTGAGTGTTCAAATTAAACTGCCCTTGGATTTATAA
- a CDS encoding sigma-54-dependent transcriptional regulator yields MYKVLIIDDNPDIGSALKVLLSLHRIESEYACSPEEGLELIHGHDDIGLVIQDMNFTHDTTSGEEGERLFIAIRELKPDLPVIIITAWTQLEAAVRLVRLGAVDYVAKPWDDEKLMATVENLLELHELQAQQLLSAKRIKDEKLELAERANLCGVIYEAPKMQKLLDVAVRVAPSDIPVLITGPNGAGKEKIAEVIQANSRVKDGPFIAVNLGALPAELIEAELFGAEAGAYSGATKRRIGRFEAADGGTLFLDELGNLSPQGQMKLLRVLQTGQFERLGSNVTQTVRVRVISATNTDLQQAIREGRFREDLYYRLNVLELQLPALRDRPEDIVPLLNHFLGSERDLEPEASQKLQRYAWPGNVRELENSVQRAILLSDSRTISLADFGLNMQGQVVTASGNVEPNKQDVEQAIKEYRGVITHAARALGLSRQALYRRIEKFQIEISSDVKK; encoded by the coding sequence ATGTATAAAGTCCTAATTATTGACGACAATCCCGATATCGGAAGTGCTCTTAAAGTGTTGCTTTCTTTGCATCGCATTGAGTCTGAATACGCTTGTTCACCAGAGGAGGGCTTGGAGCTTATTCATGGTCACGATGATATAGGCTTGGTGATACAGGATATGAATTTCACTCATGATACAACCTCGGGTGAAGAGGGAGAGCGCTTATTTATTGCTATTCGTGAATTAAAGCCGGATTTACCCGTTATTATTATCACTGCATGGACTCAGCTTGAAGCTGCAGTGCGCTTAGTTAGGCTTGGTGCGGTAGATTATGTTGCTAAACCTTGGGATGATGAAAAACTGATGGCAACAGTTGAAAATCTATTGGAGCTTCACGAGTTACAGGCTCAGCAACTGCTAAGCGCTAAAAGAATTAAAGATGAAAAATTAGAGCTTGCTGAGCGTGCTAATCTCTGCGGAGTGATTTATGAAGCACCTAAAATGCAGAAGTTACTTGATGTTGCGGTGCGTGTGGCGCCTTCGGATATTCCTGTTTTAATTACAGGGCCCAATGGGGCTGGTAAAGAAAAAATTGCTGAGGTGATACAGGCAAATTCAAGAGTAAAAGATGGGCCCTTTATCGCTGTTAATCTTGGTGCTTTACCTGCAGAGTTGATTGAAGCTGAATTATTTGGCGCTGAAGCTGGCGCGTATTCTGGGGCGACGAAGCGTCGTATTGGGCGTTTTGAAGCTGCAGATGGCGGCACCTTGTTCCTTGATGAGCTTGGTAACCTTTCGCCTCAAGGGCAGATGAAATTATTGCGTGTTTTGCAGACAGGGCAATTTGAGCGCTTGGGCTCCAATGTGACTCAAACAGTGAGAGTTCGAGTTATTAGTGCAACCAACACTGATTTGCAGCAAGCGATTAGAGAGGGACGATTTCGAGAGGATTTATATTATCGGCTCAATGTATTGGAGTTGCAGCTGCCAGCATTAAGAGATAGACCAGAAGATATTGTACCTTTATTGAATCACTTTTTAGGTAGTGAGCGAGATCTGGAGCCTGAGGCTTCGCAGAAACTGCAGCGTTATGCTTGGCCAGGAAATGTTCGTGAGTTAGAAAATAGCGTGCAAAGAGCGATTCTGTTGAGTGATAGTAGAACCATTTCTTTAGCGGATTTTGGTTTGAATATGCAGGGGCAAGTTGTCACTGCTAGTGGTAATGTCGAGCCGAATAAGCAAGATGTCGAGCAGGCAATCAAAGAGTATCGTGGAGTAATTACCCATGCAGCTAGAGCTCTTGGGTTAAGTAGGCAGGCCTTATATCGCAGGATTGAGAAGTTTCAAATAGAGATTTCTTCTGATGTTAAAAAATAA
- a CDS encoding ABC transporter permease, with protein sequence MLELGPAFKIMLRHPIGPLLIVFQLAFSLILLAYILMVISARGQVILGLDDDKKSVFFIQVLVDGDEAERSLLVNQDLSAIRSLAEVEYASASYSIPMYESGLLAWYWPADGKQNDAVRANYYSSDEFSMRALGYRILEGRDFVSSDIDRVDNPIRNNSKNVIVSESLAAILFPGESALAKLFYGSGNVELKVVGVVDRVPGVDTWDYSASAVFFPDARYQKGTFYIVRCSEDALAYVKEKAVSMLLKINPDRIIVRNISMSELEKQIYNDDRLFLKLLLSVSVTLVLVSLISIVSLVSFLLNKRRNQISLRFALGGTKASLACFFMVEACYYFVASLFVSAAGLIAYKYFFTLAVEIPALKPEFFFISFLTLLCVSLLAVFITVRWAIRNAPASYVIQE encoded by the coding sequence ATGCTTGAATTGGGTCCTGCCTTTAAAATTATGCTTCGCCACCCCATAGGCCCTTTATTGATTGTCTTTCAGTTGGCTTTTAGCTTAATTCTACTTGCCTATATTCTGATGGTTATTTCCGCCCGAGGTCAGGTGATATTGGGTTTGGATGATGATAAGAAGTCCGTGTTTTTTATACAGGTACTTGTTGATGGCGATGAGGCTGAGCGCAGCTTGCTTGTCAATCAAGACCTTAGTGCTATTCGTTCGCTAGCCGAAGTTGAATATGCCTCTGCAAGTTACTCTATTCCTATGTATGAGTCTGGGCTGTTGGCGTGGTATTGGCCGGCTGATGGCAAGCAGAATGATGCGGTCAGAGCTAATTATTACAGTAGTGATGAGTTCTCTATGAGGGCTTTGGGTTATCGGATTCTTGAGGGGCGAGATTTTGTAAGTAGTGACATAGATAGAGTGGATAACCCAATAAGAAATAATAGTAAAAATGTCATTGTTAGTGAAAGTTTAGCTGCAATCTTATTTCCGGGAGAAAGCGCCTTAGCTAAGTTGTTTTATGGCAGTGGCAACGTGGAGCTTAAGGTTGTTGGTGTTGTAGATCGGGTGCCCGGTGTGGATACATGGGATTACTCCGCTTCGGCCGTTTTCTTTCCTGATGCTCGCTACCAAAAAGGGACATTTTATATTGTTCGATGCAGTGAGGATGCTTTGGCTTATGTCAAAGAGAAAGCTGTGTCCATGTTGCTAAAAATAAATCCTGATCGAATTATTGTTAGAAACATTAGTATGTCTGAGTTGGAGAAGCAAATTTATAACGATGACCGTTTGTTTTTAAAGTTGCTTCTCAGTGTGTCGGTGACACTGGTTTTGGTTAGCTTAATATCAATTGTTTCCTTGGTTTCGTTTTTGTTAAATAAGAGACGTAATCAAATCTCTTTACGTTTTGCATTGGGGGGTACTAAAGCATCGTTGGCTTGCTTTTTTATGGTTGAAGCTTGTTATTACTTTGTCGCGTCTTTATTTGTATCTGCTGCAGGTTTGATTGCATATAAGTATTTTTTTACTCTGGCTGTTGAAATCCCCGCTTTAAAACCAGAGTTCTTTTTTATTAGTTTTTTGACTCTACTGTGTGTGAGTCTCTTAGCTGTATTTATTACTGTGCGTTGGGCAATACGTAATGCGCCAGCAAGCTATGTTATTCAGGAGTAA